The Magallana gigas chromosome 6, xbMagGiga1.1, whole genome shotgun sequence genome includes the window AAAGGAGCTGGAATTCTCAAGGAGGGTGGGGCCAGAATAATCAACAGGAATGGCAGGGTGACAGGTCCCATGGTAGAGGAGGTCAAGGTTACAGAGATCACTACAACCATAAAGATCGCCAGCAGGGACGTTATGACAGATATCAAAGGTAAAAACTTATTTATATCCAAGTTGAGTTTGATACATAAgtaacaattttataaacttttttgaGTTTAATAAATGTGGAAGGATTTACTTATACTCTTTCCCGTCTTTCTTTTGATATCTCTTACTGTCTGTTCACACATACGCACATTTTATAACATTATTTGTACTGCAatatattattacaaaaaatagacttcttatttttgtgttttagatttttatgtatttcattgtgcttcaaaattaaaatcctTCTGCAAAATCTGTTTTTAGAACCCTAGACAATTTTCATCCGCATTACCGAAGCTAGTGAAGTCTAATTTGAGTGCACATGAATTTGTGTAGCCATTAATTTTCTTGATGTCATTGATATGTTATAacttaaaatacagaaaatgtttgctaaaataaaattatcactTATGCCGTAAGATATTATGGGTATATAAGTCACataaaattagtaaaatttAGTTGCACATAAATATCACCCACAATACAGTTTGTTTTTACAAGTTTATCACTTCAATTGAACGAGTTCCATTGCTTGTCAGCATTTAATACTAAATTTGATCTTTGATACCAGTGAGAACGGAGAAGGGAGACAAGACGGCTATGGAAGCCATGGAGGCCGTAGAAGGGTAGGTAACTCTTACTTAACACAATTTTTTGGAAAAGGAGAATTATCTGTCTCTTCAATGTGTTGGAGATGTAATGGCTTTCTGATAAGAAAGGTCTCTTACAAGAATTCCTCTACAAAATTTTCAAGATCACTATTAAATAAAGAGTGcatgatttcaaattttgtcTCATAAATAAAGCTAGCTGTTTTTATAACCTTTTAAGTGCATTTTCAATTATAAGTTAGATTTCCTTTTGAAAATCATTACACAAAAggttgttaaatgataaatgaacatttttatggtttttagctcacctgagctgaaagctcaagtgagctattctgatcacattttgtctgtcgtccgtctgtctgtctgtccgtccgtctgtctgtctgtccgtctgtccgtaaacttttcacattttcaacatcttctcaagaactactgggccaatttcaactaaacttggcacaaatcatccttaggcaaaggggattcaaagttgtgaaaattaagggctacactcgttttcaaggggagataattagaaattaatgaaaaatttcaaaaaattttcaaaaatcttcttctcaagaaccagaaagccaggataGCTtaatcttgtgtggaagcatcctcaggtagtgtagattcaaagttgtgaaattcatgacccccgggggtagggtggggccacaatggggggtcgaagttttacataggaatatatagagtaaatctttaaaaatcttcttctcagaaactaatcagccaggaaagctgaaactcgtgtggaagcatcctcaggtagtgtagattcaaagttgtgaaactcatgacccccaggggtagggcggggcacaatggggggtcgaagttttacataggaatatatagagtaaatctttaaaattcttcttctcagaaaataatcagccaggaaagctgaaacttgtgtggaagcatcctcaggtagtgtagattcaaagttgtgaaattcatgacccctggatgtagggtggggccacaatggggggttgaagttttacataggaatatatagagtaaatatttaaaaatcttcttctcagaaactaatcagccaggaaagctgaaactcgtgtggaagcatcctgaggtagtgtagattcaaagttgtgaaaatcatgacccccaggtgtagggtggggccacaatggggggtcgaagttttacataggaatatatagagtaaatctttgaaaatcttcttctcagaaaataatcagccaggaaagctgaaactcgtgtggaagcatcctcaggcagtgtagattcaaagttgtgaaattcatgatccctgggggtagggtggggcacaatggggggtcgacgttgtacataggaatatatatatatatagagtaaatctttaaaaatcttcttctcagaaactaaacagccaggaagctgaaacttgtgtggaagcatcctcaggttgtgtagattcaaagttgtgaaaatcatgacccccaggggtagggtgaggccacattgggggggggggggtgttaaagatttacaaaggaatatatagagtaaatttttgaaaatcctcttctcaaaaactaatcagccaggaaagctgaaacttatgtggaagcattctcaggtagtgtagattcaaagttgtgaaaatcatgacccccgggggtagggtgggaccacaatggggggggggggggttgaagtttaacataggaatatatagagtaaatctttaaaaatcttttctctgaaactaatcagccaggaaagctgaaacttgtgtggaagcatcctcaggtagtgcagattcaaagttgtgaaaatcatgacccctgggtgtagggtggggcacaatggagggtcgaagttttacataggaatatatagagtaaatctttaaaattcttcttctcagaaactaatcagccaggaaagcttaaacttgtgtggaagcatcctcaggcagtgtagattcaaagttgtgaaaatcatgatccctgggggtagggtgaggccacatggggggggggggtgtttaagttttacatagaaatatagagtaaatctttgaaaatcttcttctcagaaactaatcagccaggaaagctgaaacttgtgtggaagcatcctcaggtagtgtagaatcaaagttgtgaaaatcatgacccccaggggtagggtggggccacaatggggtggtcgaagttttacaaaggaatatatagagtaaatctttaaaaatcctcttctcaaaaactaatcagccaggaaagctgaaacttatgtggaagcatcctcaggtagtgcagattcaaagttgtgaaaatcatgatccctgggggtacggtggggcacaatggagggtcgaagttttacataggaatatatagagtaaatctttaaaaatcttcttctcagaaactaatcagccaggaaagcttaaacttgtgtggaagcatcctcaggcagtgtagattcaaagttgtgaaaatcatgacccccaggggtagggtggggccacaatggggggtgaaagttttacataggaatatatagagtaaatctttgaaaatcttcttctcagaaactaatcagccaggaaagctgaaactcgtgtggaagcatcctcaggtagtgtagattcaaagttgtgaaattcatgatccctgggggtagggtgaggcacaatggggggtcgaagttgtacataggaatatatagagtaaaactttaaaaatcttcttctcagaaactaaacagccaggaaagcttaaacttgtgttgaagtatcctcaggtagtgtagattcaaagttgtgaaaacatgatcccttggggtagggtgagaggccacattggggggggggtgttaaagttttacaaaggaatatatagagtaaatcttttaaaatcttcttctcagaaactaatcaaccagatgattctttataattgttaagactttggctccaggacaattcttcggcctcacaagaaggttcagagtttgatgtagcttaatatcccatatataaacaattgtaaaggatctttttgaggactgcaatactcaacatgtgatatgactataaaatcatcctgttagaaaagggactaatgattataaacataagaatatccaggggggaaaatggtttttatttttacaggatctacatgtattattgtacattgtccagattgtttgtattatgacttcattaagctgattttatcatacccattgttcctcaggtgagcgatgtggcccatgggcctcttgttaaatatatcccatttttgtaattattaaatttaaggTTTTGTCCTTCAAATTTTAGTTGTAGGTTTGAGGTTAAGATTTAATGAACTAGTTAAACCtagttttagaatttttttgccatataaagaatttgaaaaaaggaGGATGGTATACATTGATGAAAATTTgtagaaaattatttaatagcATAAATTGTTACACTTTTAATGGACAAGTGTTCATAAACTTGAGTGACTATTTAAATGTGATGCAGTTTGAAAAGCTTTTAGGCGCACACCAACTGTAGATTTTCAAAAgtatgatttcattttcctgcCTCTGCTTTGAAGCTTCTTCGATATATTCTTCTTCACCCAAACTACAAGCTATTACATGACATTTATTAAAGTTTTGAAGTctgttcttttcattttttctgaaatatagACCCTGATTTAACTAAGAAATTTAATTCTACTACAGTAGATAAGGTCTGTGGTAATAGATCTGCTGTATGTCTTTGTAAGATTGAAAGCAGAGAAAAACAAGTCTACCCAGTAAACTGGTCACTATTAAAAACAAGGGGTTTGTCACaaacctatacatgtatatactccCAGATCCTATAACTTGTGCTGCACTAATGATTTTAGATTTTTGCTTGATTTTGACTTGAAATATGTCATGATCATCACAGGTGATTATAAAAGGAGATTTCAAAGTCACACAGTTTGTTTGGTGACCAACTGAAAAAGATCACATGTAACACAAAATCTGCCCATATTATCATATTTAGAATGTACTGGTAATTTGAGCAAGATGCTAAGATCTTAAGGTTACTGATATCCAAATTATTATGAAtgttaaattatttgtttttttatagtGATTGTTTAACCCGTTAAACTACCGGTATTATCCATTTAATTGCACTTAAATCCAGCcttgtattttaattaatgagTATCGGTAGAACACAAAGGTCTATTACAAATGGCTGTACTGCAAATTAATAATGCTAATGCAGTACCCTACCAAGCATGTCTAGTCCCTGAGAGGGATGGCGTTTAGGTCTCataactttatacatgtagttgtatcTCTTTTAGTATGCCCTTGACCACTAATCTTcaactacatttattttttttcaaccaaaCATCTCACCTcctcaaaataaatataattatggagcTAAATAAGTGTACAGTACACTGTTATTTGCTTTTGGGTAAATGAATGCTATATTGTTCATATACCTATTATTACAAGTTAGGGACAGTATGTCCTTGAAAGtaaatcaaaaatatctaaatttataaattttcataaatgattAGGGATGGGATAATGGAGGAAACAGACAAAATCAGAGAAATTATCATGGTTCATCTCAAGGTCCGTCACCGAGTAAAAGGGGCCGATACATGTCTGATTTTGACAGACATTATCAAAAGAGGCAAAATCGTTTTTATTACAAGGTAAATTCGGCAAACAAACGTAGTGTGTTTCTATTTCCCCGACTCTGAATGATTGAATACGAAAAATGGTTAAATTCAGGTAGGTACGTAGATTAataaattgacatggtttttgtgttttattttaggaTGAAGACCCAGTGGTTTTTCTGTccaaaaaattgtcatttatacTTAGGCACGGAGCTGAGAAAATGGGATTCAAAATGATGCCAGGTAAATTAGAATTATCTAACCCTGTCTTtacataaactaaaaaaaaaacaaatatttaattcacCATAGATAAACATACTTCAAGAATACAGCAATAAAGTCTATAGTAGTTTAACATGgtaccattatataaatagtgcctgtttgggagggataacagttgaaattgacaccctgagaaaaccattgtcaaccgacgcgaagcggaggttgacaatggttttcgaggggtgtcaatttcaactgttatcctcccaaacaggcactatttattttgttatactgaatgtcttttataaaatttttaagaaaattttactgcttttatataggaataacgcgaattctacagcgaaccgtacgcacataattttcgcgcatgtaacattatttaatgttacccgttgccaagtgcgttgctaacgctgagggtaatagtaaatattattaactgcgtcttaaccaatcagacttcagtatttaacatgaaagtataacaataattcATAGTCGTTATGTTTTTAACAACAAGTTGCACAATTTTATATCTTTGATATTATATCTATGAATCATTTTACACACAGTTGACAAAGCTTGTAACATGGATATGGACAATCTTTCCACTAATTTCATCCAATTCTTGTTGtgattattctattgtttttaatGTGTATGCCTCCCTGAGGgcccttgattggtgaatacacatacatatataatgtaaattcatattaattttgtaaCTGATCAACCTCCTAAGAGGGCAGTCTGTGCTATGTAAATGAACTAAGATGACTCCCCACTCCTCCGTCTGATTGAAAAGAAGCTGTGTTTGTGCTTTTGTATCACGATTTAATGTTTACAGGAGGATTCCTATGGGTGGATGAAATTCTTCGTCGGAATGAATATAGAGATTTTACTGTAGAGGACATCAAACACATAGTTGAAACAAATGATAAGCAGAGATTTAGTCTAGCTGATGAAAATGGACGTCTCAAAATCAGGGCAAACCAGGGCCACTCTGTAGAGGTAAAGTTTTTAGTACTTACAAATTGAtgaattttagatattttattcAAAGACACTATAATTGGAATATTATCTTTATAAGAGTAAGAAAACCTCTGTGTAATAAAAAGATGGAATgttatcttgatttaatgagAGAAAAGAAAGCTATGTGtattaaaaaagagaaagaatacCTGTCCATTTAGATAAAGGTATAAATTGCTATGTAGTTCCTTGTAAAATGAGGCTGCTCTCATTAAGCCAATCCTGTGCGGTTTTAGGTGGATGGTCTGGAGCTGACCCCCATCATAGATCCTAGCGAGGCCCCAGAAGTCATTCATGGAACTTATCTCAAGTCCTGGGACATCATCAAGAATCAGGTATAGATAATTTTACATGGAAGATATCATAACCCCAACCTTAAACAAAACACTTGAAAtacacattacatgtacatttatgaataatattcaaagtggatttttttccaaatttcttGTCTGATGCTTTTTACAGTAccggtaattaaaaaaagaaaagtttcaaAGATGTTGCCCTTTCCAAGACCTATTCAGTTATATGAACTTTTGCTTTATTTACAAACTTATTACAGGGTCTAAACAAGATGGGCAGAAACCACATACACTTTGCTGCAGGAGAGCCAGGAGAAAATGGTGTCATAAGTGGTAAGTGGTAGAATGGTTGTGGTACGTGAAGGGTTCTCACATCCTGTAGCTTCTCTTGTAAAGAAGTGGTGCATCACAAAGCCTGTGATATTGGGGTTTGTTGTGTGGTTATTTTTAAACacagcaacccccccccccccccccaaaatctaaattttttatactttacattattttttgctCTATTGATTTGTTGATTTGAGATTAAAATTCTTAAGTGTGTTTAACCACCTTTTTATAAGAAAACATAGTATTGACTTGTAATGATCCTGTTGTTGTTCTGTGCTTTTTTGCTGCTGTTTGGTAGGGTCTGTCTTGTTAAAGAATAATATTTGGAGGGACATTATCCCTATTTCTACTTGAAacattgaatgaaatatatctgctccacatttaaattaaaataaaaaatcaacagttcAAGTGATGTTTggtattgtttatttgtatatttcacACATAAGGTTGAACTGTGGAATATTTACCTAATTGTTAATGTTCTTTCATTGTCCACAGGAATGAGGAGTAGCTGTGAGGTGATCATCAAGCTGAATATGGGGAAGGCCTTAAAGGGTAAGATCTCCACTCACACAAGTACTGAAATAGAATACAGAATAGTGTTAaatgtaatcaaagtactgaaatagATTACAGAATAGTGTTAaatgtaatcaaagtactgaaatagATTACAGAATAGTGTTAaatgtaatcaaagtactgaaatagATTACAGAATAGTGTTAAATGTAATCAAAGTACTCAAAATACTGAGACACGCTTAGCAGCAAGTTGAGTATTGATAGAATGACATCTATGATGACCCATAACCATTTCATTTTGAGTTTGTGTATTTGAATAACTTATCAGTtattacattcacaattgaatAAACCTGCCTCAGATTTGCTCGATGGATTTCTTTACAGATGGTTTGAAGTTTTTTCGATCAGCAAACAATGTCATCCTGTCTCCAGGAGATGCTGATGGGTTTATCAGACCGTGCTACTTTGATTCAGCATTTCAAAGATACCCAAGTATGTATATCATTCTCATATTATTGAAAGGTTTCAAATAACTATGTTATTGTCTTGTGTATGGTATGCACTCAAGTTTGATACAGACCAAAAACTTGTattctttaaatgaaatataaagttAATGGTATATtgacttatttttaaatatattaataccCAGGTAATTCTTTGTATGGTTCTAATAATCACAAAAAGTTAACTTCGTTATTTGCATTAAATAGAAAGTGATGATCATGAATACTGCTAGTATTTATACTAACTATAGTCACTGTTTATATTGGACAAAAACATACTTGTCTAGTGTTGCTTTTGTTGAACTTTTACCTAATCTTGCAAGTGAAATATTCTTTGTTGCATTCTGCAGGGGGGATACTGCCTTTCAATAGTGAGATCAAAGAAGGACCCACCATCCCAGGGCTTTCTGGAGATTTGGGGAAagggaagaagaagaagaagaaacaaaagaaacatAAAGAAGATCAAGAAGGGGAAAAAGTTAAGAAAGAAAAGAATGAAACAGGGGAACAGGAGGTTAACATGGAGGGAGCTACATCTATGTTTTCTGAAGAATCAACTGAAGGGGCAGTACAGGAGAAAGAAAAAACAGCCCCTCAGGCATCAGGTAGGTTAATTATAGCATGTATGTAAACCTGGAGGAAACTGCAGATGGGTAGGGAGACTCCTGGTGGTTCTGGTGGGTTCAGGGGATACAGGAGGAAGGAAGGAAGACAGCATGACTTCTATCGGGTCGCTTATAGGATTTACAGTGTGACAGTGTGTCCTTCTTTAGGAAGGTTTTCTAGGGCATCTATAGAAAATATAGGAGACTAAgagaaattcatttttattgtcTGGTATTTTATAGGGAGGggttgtttgggttttttttatataaaatttgttattaccgtaatccggtgaatataatacgcactttTTTCCCAGCATTTTTTACCTTCAGaaaggggtgcgtattatacatccctatAGGATTTGGGCATATTTTTTCCTAGCTGAAGCACGGGGTATCATACTGCCGTATTACCTATGCTGTTCACAGACAGAACCGATACCCCGCTATACATCGTAATATTCCTTcattatcacatatatattactatgtaaccCCTTTAGGAAATCATTGTTatagcatgtaattaaagaaaatgtacactttaagtctgttaataaataaactgcttcaaaatggcctttaaaaattaatttgaactgcctattctttatctccgtgtacgccgccattacagCTGTTATTAATAGAATGCGGACTTGGATGGCCACGTGCTATTTGACGCCGATCTTTGAAAACAGCTTACACATCATTTGGctcatttttaaccattttcatttaatgctaattaatttattgcaaataattatgaatatatatgattCTATAACCTATTCCGTTAATTGAAGCCATTGAAACAGTTGTGGTGCCTCACCGCTAACGCTTGACACCTTGGGTATCTCAGACACCCCCTTAGGCTATGTGTACTATACACAACACAACTAtttgtgcatatattttatcatgttCCAGGCCTCTAATTGATCACTTTGATCGGagtcatttaagaatttaattacatgtaggtcCGTTATCTCCATACCTGTACATCGTCCGTTTTTCACTTCACAGGGATTGTAATgactaaacaattatatcacgcttgttaaaagtagttgattttatttacggtagaatatttaatactaggtctattaaaaacattgattacgaaataaagatattaccgcgatgtattagttacaataaatccgtatctaagaaaatattgtgtttttcttatttccggTAGCGTATTCCCGCGATGAAGTTGAGCGTGCATACAAAGTAAAACTGCTTTGTTGATACTCAGGATTAccgtttggtcaatttttttgatgcgtattatacatcccaacaagccttttttcaccattttcaggcccaaagtggggggtgcgtattgtacactactgcgtattatattcaccgtATTACGGTagttttacatatgtatattataGCTTGTATTGATtatctttaatgaaaaaaaattgaaggagCAAGTACTCATGTGAAGGGTTGTAAGGGTAGCATTATTGTGAAGCCTTTAATTGTGAGGATTCTGTTGCATCGACATTGACTTTAAGACTtgctaattttaaatatttgttttgtagaGAATGTTCCTGATACTTGGGATGAGAGTGAGAAAAGTAATAATGCCACCAATCACACTCCAGGTAAGTTGCTTGGTAAGTAAATTACTGTTGATTTATGTCTTCATATTTCAAAcagatttatttcaaaagtcCATTTCAAGACAATTAGCATATTTGACAGGAGCCAATACAATAAAACTCAGTTAAAAGCAAATTCCTAGGTGCAGTTTGATTTACTTTCCATCGCTATAtcaataattcattaaaatcggATTACAAATCTGTAATCATAGGCGTACCGAATTGGTTATATACCATAAAGTCTCATGTATCTCAGTCATGTCTTCAATGTGTTCAATCAATATTGTAGAGGACAGACTGCCCTCTGATGATGGGACCCAAGACAGACCCAGTATCCCAGGGCTCTCTGGAGATTTGGCTAACCAggacaagaaaaataaaaggaaaaacaaaGGCCAAAAAAATTCTGAGGCAGCGATGAAGGAGACAAACATGGCAGCCCCACAGACTAAGGGTAGGTAAATTGGACTCAAGACAAGCTTTtggtcaagttttatttttttattttttggtttacaatgctttagtaattCATTTCTAatggtcaaccaaaatttgtgtgtgaactttaattaaaatatgttaattttaaatattctttttgtaGAGAATGTTCCTGATTCTTTGGATGAGAGTGATAAAAGTAATGATGCCACCAATCCAACTCCAGATAAGTTACTTGGTAAGTGAATCATATATTGATTTATGTCtttaaaggactatatttgATATGGTCAAATATCAGCCCCcaatttttaccaatttttaaatagtatcgtatcaaaatcaaatcttcatgaAACATTATACCGAGGATGCCTGTCACTTTAATCATAATATTACTTGGTAGTCATCATTGTCCAATAGCTGTTCATCTATGATGTCTTTTAAATGGGCTAATTCCCCCAATTTTGCaagcaaatgaaaatattgtcatttttccttCACATTTTGCCTttggaaatatagagcgcaggtctgctaagtacaaatttttacataattttcatttaattatacaCATCATAGTTAAAAATAGTACTTAAGCAAGCATGAGCTTGATGTTTCCTAGTTTAAAATCCATcagaaaacacccatattttgctccaaaacataaattaatcaaaagaagacaatcttcatgacgtcatttgtACATCATGACGTCGCTGTGGTGATACCTTTTACACATACTTTCAATATGATTTCAGCTatctttaatcttttttttatttttaaagtttttcattGACATTTAATTTGGGGGCGAGAAATGCATCATACAGCATGTACCGATAGTCCTTTCAAACAAATTgatttcaaagttcatttcaAGTGTCACTGTTAGTATATAGTTGAATTCTTAGTTTTTTGCGAGCTAGTACTAAAGCCTACTATTTTGTGTCAAATTGGATAATATATGACCACcaatcttttataattaatttaatgccTCTTGTAATTTTacacatatttaaatttttcaaaatcaaggGTCATGccctctttcaaggggagatgATTTAGaagcattgaaaatttttggcattttaaaaaatcttcctctcaaaaactatttggtctAAAAatctgacacttgtgtggaagtatcatcaggcagtgtagattcaagttcgttcaTGTTATGATCCTTGGGGCTAAAAGGGAAGGGGTGAATTTGtacatatagaatttttttttttttaaatctcttctttaaaactgaaacaAGTACTGAATATGTGtaagggaaaaaaattgaagatgTTTTTAAGCAAGATAAACTCTATTAATTGTGAAGATATTTTGTTCTTAATACTATGAAGCTGATTTGATAAGAGTTATGGCTACTGTTGTTGTAGAAATCACCCCTGTGGGGGATGAAGATTGCTGTAGAAGTGCTGTAGAAGAATTGAAGTCAACAGCGCCAGTCTTCGTGTACTGTCATTTAAAAGGAGAGGAAGTGACATTTGTTGTCTGTGTCTCAAAATCATGCGCATTCAACTTCAATACAGATCTGTTAGAATTAGCAGAAGGAAATCTGAGAGAGTTCTTGAATACTAAAAGTTCTGAAATGAAGGAaatgaaggtacatgtatttgtgtgaATTTTTCAGTGAGTAAAATGAGCTTTACAATGagaccactgggccaattttaaccaaacttggcacaaagcatccttagcctaaggggattcaaagttgtgaaagttaaggaccacgcccttttgcaaaggagataattaggaatttatgagaattttcgagaaattttcaaaaatcttcttctcagaaactaatcagccagaaaagctgaaacttatgtggaagcattctcaggtagtgtagattcaaatttgtgaaaatcatgacccccgggggtagggtgggaccacaatggggggggggttgaagtttaacataggaatatatagagtaaatctttaaaaatcttttctctgaaactaatcagccaggaaagctaacacttgtgtggaagcatccttaggtaatgtagattcaaagttgtgaaaatcatgacctccggggtagggtgggaccacaatgggtggggggggggggggggggttgaagtttaacataggaatatatagagtaaatctttaaaaatcttcttctctgaaactaatcaaccaggaaagctgaaacttatgtggaagcattctcaggtagtgtagattcaaagttgtgaaaatcatgacccccgggggtagggtgggaccacaatggggggtcgaagtttaacaaaggaatatatagagtaaatctttaaaaatcttcttctctgaaactaatcagccaggaaagctgaaacttatgtggaagcattctcaggtagtgtagatacatagttgtgaaaa containing:
- the LOC105317941 gene encoding uncharacterized protein isoform X4, translated to MADYADSTSKDRGRRPDPRDEDHTRDPSPDRAETPEQRGRKSRDNQEDHEREFSHKELAQREDHKGQNRGNNQRWQDQDRRGYGRRHEQYYDQNSQYYPRGRGHHPQQGRGRGYQGGWGQNNQQERSWNSQGGWGQNNQQEWQGDRSHGRGGQGYRDHYNHKDRQQGRYDRYQSENGEGRQDGYGSHGGRRRGWDNGGNRQNQRNYHGSSQGPSPSKRGRYMSDFDRHYQKRQNRFYYKDEDPVVFLSKKLSFILRHGAEKMGFKMMPGGFLWVDEILRRNEYRDFTVEDIKHIVETNDKQRFSLADENGRLKIRANQGHSVEVDGLELTPIIDPSEAPEVIHGTYLKSWDIIKNQGLNKMGRNHIHFAAGEPGENGVISGMRSSCEVIIKLNMGKALKDGLKFFRSANNVILSPGDADGFIRPCYFDSAFQRYPRGILPFNSEIKEGPTIPGLSGDLGKGKKKKKKQKKHKEDQEGEKVKKEKNETGEQEVNMEGATSMFSEESTEGAVQEKEKTAPQASENVPDTWDESEKSNNATNHTPGKLLEDRLPSDDGTQDRPSIPGLSGDLANQDKKNKRKNKGQKNSEAAMKETNMAAPQTKENVPDSLDESDKSNDATNPTPDKLLVVEITPVGDEDCCRSAVEELKSTAPVFVYCHLKGEEVTFVVCVSKSCAFNFNTDLLELAEGNLREFLNTKSSEMKEMKIFNRIADTSKVLFDKYRIVLDGTSVYDNAIAYDNVKEMPDVNLNDLPRGFDPKDLGSLAVGPELVEKCQLSLKAFDRLSSWTNTDKKFKKLLFEEVNSCIDEDELKEEKQKRKEKGNQKPAAAEPRVPTDNKGKNKKRKGKK
- the LOC105317941 gene encoding uncharacterized protein isoform X2; translation: MADYADSTSKDRGRRPDPRDEDHTRDPSPDRAETPEQRGRKSRSGRMSSEPGDNQEDHEREFSHKELAQREDHKGQNRGNNQRWQDQDRRGYGRRHEQYYDQNSQYYPRGRGHHPQQGRGRGYQGGWGQNNQQERSWNSQGGWGQNNQQEWQGDRSHGRGGQGYRDHYNHKDRQQGRYDRYQSENGEGRQDGYGSHGGRRRGWDNGGNRQNQRNYHGSSQGPSPSKRGRYMSDFDRHYQKRQNRFYYKDEDPVVFLSKKLSFILRHGAEKMGFKMMPGGFLWVDEILRRNEYRDFTVEDIKHIVETNDKQRFSLADENGRLKIRANQGHSVEVDGLELTPIIDPSEAPEVIHGTYLKSWDIIKNQGLNKMGRNHIHFAAGEPGENGVISGMRSSCEVIIKLNMGKALKDGLKFFRSANNVILSPGDADGFIRPCYFDSAFQRYPRGILPFNSEIKEGPTIPGLSGDLGKGKKKKKKQKKHKEDQEGEKVKKEKNETGEQEVNMEGATSMFSEESTEGAVQEKEKTAPQASENVPDTWDESEKSNNATNHTPGKLLEDRLPSDDGTQDRPSIPGLSGDLANQDKKNKRKNKGQKNSEAAMKETNMAAPQTKENVPDSLDESDKSNDATNPTPDKLLEITPVGDEDCCRSAVEELKSTAPVFVYCHLKGEEVTFVVCVSKSCAFNFNTDLLELAEGNLREFLNTKSSEMKEMKIFNRIADTSKVLFDKYRIVLDGTSVYDNAIAYDNVKEMPDVNLNDLPRGFDPKDLGSLAVGPELVEKCQLSLKAFDRLSSWTNTDKKFKKLLFEEVNSCIDEDELKEEKQKRKEKGNQKPAAAEPRVPTDNKGKNKKRKGKK